One Xyrauchen texanus isolate HMW12.3.18 chromosome 2, RBS_HiC_50CHRs, whole genome shotgun sequence genomic window carries:
- the LOC127652647 gene encoding zinc finger homeobox protein 3-like, with protein sequence MKREHVDGDFIKREKDRGKYSRELSEDVEAASETTTDQEDQTKDRESGGERELTKGTGSNQSERDQTDSPVPSKRPSSRSETVESPLSPKRPRTAEKSSGEQMYQCPYCKFSNTDLNRLRMHVMTQHSVQPMFRCPLCQDMLNNKVHLQFHLTHLHSVAPDCVDKLIATVAASEVLPASMFIPVPGPDRDTQNTPQSNSSSEDSRKQTEVPDVEPEKGVCLATDTAEARKSPLEEQQPARDDSTGFLCWKKGCNKVFKSSNALQMHFNEVHNKRPQLPVSDRHVYKYRCNQCSLAFKTIEKLQLHSQYHVIRAATMCCLCQRSFRTLQALKKHLETNHLELSEADIQQLYGGLLMNGDLMIMGDPSLGEDQGSLLDDEKEGEESDPEEKQSPTGSDSGSLQEDSGSEPKRALPFRKGPNFTMEKFLDPSRPFKCTVCKESFTQKNILLVHYNSVSHLHKVKRALQESTTGQPEPTSSPDNKPFKCSTCNVAYSQSSTLEIHMRSVLHQTKARAAKLEAAGGSSSSGNSSGPSGSTSNSTSTPSPIPTTNSTTSSSNNSSSPAGSQTAQSILGGNHLSHSHNVENLGNSACHSSPSENHEMKKKKFSDMLSSRGHQQQLQQQQLAQAQAQAQAQFQQELQQAALLQSQLFNPLLQHFPMTTDALLPLQQQQLLFPFYIPGAEFQPNPELNLSSSSLNLSGSAAAALLEEQKNSAQQSCLQQQLMHHHLQQQHQAHSHSQGSSQMAFLQQSALSHPVEKKPKPSLHSEKERELLKDKEISDKAEDHAPKDIVDNSKSKEKKDAPQTVVNVNHDSGFPPPRIASDARGNATKALLENFGFELVIQYNENKQKAQKKPAGSLSGSSGPAGITRVVDPFEGLEKLECESCGKLFSNILILKSHQEHIHQAFFPFRFLERFAKEYREQYDKLYPLRPQTPEVAAPPPPPAPPPPQRVPTPNVPVTTPTHTTPTASTPQPPVPLAQIPMQMDLPLFSPLMMQSMSLQSLPSQIPAQLPAVEPSLATDLAQLYQQQLTPAMLHQQNKRPRTRITDDQLRVLRQYFDINNSPNEEQIKEMADKSGLPQKVIKHWFRNTLFKERQRNKDSPYNFNNPPITTLEDTKIDSKPPSPEPQKHESYGNKRSSRTRFTDYQLRVLQDFFDANAYPKDDEFEQLSNLLSLPTRVIVVWFQNARQKARKNYENQGEGGKDGDRRELSNDRYIRTANLNYQCKKCSLIFQRIFDLIKHQKKLCYKDEEEEGQYDSQNEDSVDLSHEYYTPSGSSGQTPMPSSSSLCPLPPTSSEFSHMTSSEKEEPTPANTSISFDEKIKHSAEASQSQREQTTLKQETSHPSEMPQQRSQREEKSHSVPKSSKLASPSLSQQQQHSGPSISHTNQTSQSSHMALNSHLASTSQQQMAQQMIPYQCEQCKLAFPSFEHWQEHQQLHFLSVQNQFIHPQFLDRPMDMSFMLFDPSNPLLASQLLAGAIPQMSSNSATSPSTPTSTMNSLKRKLEEKAGTSPGESDSMNSGEEPQRDKRLRTTITPEQLEILYQKYLLDSNPTRKMLDHIAHEVGLKKRVVQVWFQNTRARERKGQFRAVGPAQAHRRCPFCRALFKAKTALEAHIRSRHWHEAKRAGYNLALSSMLPEQEAMHLKMDPLDISSYTHLIPTNSDAQCSSLSPVSKNMDLSPRALLSPTSIKVEGVEEFESPTISSVNTNFDQNKLDNDDCSSVNTAITDTTTGDEANIDNDSADAKHSHISGDFLSKSGGTVPSIENDEQMSSGLVSPATSYYTKDFENENIIDYSETSSLADPCSPSPGASGSRSIDSGDRPGQKRFRTQMTNLQLKLLKSCFNDYRTPTMLECEVLGNDIGLPKRVVQVWFQNARAKEKKAKLSMAKHFGINQTSYEGPKTECTLCGVKYSARVSVRDHIFSQQHISKVKDTIGSQLDKEKEYFDPATVRQLMAQQEMDRIKKANEVLGLAQQQAMQQQGMFDTPALQALNLQSGYPNLQGIPSVLLPGVGGPSIPGFNSSNSALTPPKPPNLLNMPGASVPSPSLPTSGLPNKTPSSSSLASPSPAQASTSVAHSSPTPASSNSVTTQPAPRPEPPKDRNSERAREKEKPKEKVEKPPTPSSAGGTPAPSTSAASAKKEKPDTAVPATSMPTPGMEYVVDTAQLQALQAALASDPTALLTSQFLPYFMPGFSPYYAPQMGALQGGYLQPMYGMESLFPYNPALSQALMGLSSGSLLQHYQQYQQSLQDALQQQQRQLQQIQQPKTSQTIAHSQNAVDRKDSAKDPIKSEQKGKSSIETSSIHNNLATEQYEVDGKGADCLLDQFIIPKVPFRLACRKCQAVFNKEEAAISHLKSICYFGQSVANLQEMLLRVPNSGKAADGGLYNCLACDTTLEGDKALSQHLVSALHKHRTIKRSRNAKEHATSLLPHSSACFPNPNTAPTSQSATHSNNTPSPPPTTSATTPSSSVSASSCTSSSFTATPLNTTAAGKPWSQTPFSRALAGKPNAPSSASSSFTPVSPPSTVTSSSLSTSGVQTSIPTDVFANESDSDSSQKSADRLGRPAEEPQQPGCLKDSSSCSNLASVEAREALILELQDVITELHMEMSLKDQHDLQQLQNLLQLEAKVMELQNQLQVSEETIAQLRLELTESSSALQNAGLGGSGLRILRLVLPWELQEGSAQEGGIQADHRLMQQSYKSTRV encoded by the exons GGTCCAACCAGTCAGAGAGGGATCAGACGGATTCCCCAGTCCCCTCCAAGCGGCCTTCCTCAAGGTCGGAGACAGTAGAAAGCCCCCTCTCACCTAAGAGACCCAGGACAgctgagaagagcagtggagagcaG ATGTACCAGTGCCCCTACTGCAAATTCAGCAACACAGATCTGAACCGCCTCAGAATGCACGTGATGACACAGCACTCAGTGCAGCCCATGTTCCGCTGCCCGCTGTGCCAGGACATGCTCAACAACAAGGTCCACCTGCAGTTCCACCTCACCCATCTCCACAGCGTGGCACCAGACTGCGTAGACAAGCTCATTGCCACT gTGGCAGCATCAGAAGTACTGCCAGCAAGCATGTTCATACCAGTCCCTGGACCAGATAGAGATACTCAAAACACACCTCAGTCCAACTCAAGCTCAGAAGACAGTAGGAAACAAACAG AGGTGCCAGATGTTGAGCCTGAGAAAGGAGTTTGTTTGGCCACAGATACAGCTGAAGCTCGCAAGTCTCCTCTTGAAGAACAACAGCCTGCAAGAGATGATTCTACTGGTTTTCTTTGTTGGAAAAAGGGCTGTAACAAAGTCTTCAAATCCTCCAACGCCCTTCAGATGCACTTCAATGAGGTCCACAATAAAAGGCCCCAACTGCCTGTCTCCGATCGTCATGTCTACAAATATCgttgcaaccagtgtagtctggcATTTAAGACAATAGAGAAACTTCAACTGCATTCCCAATACCATGTCATCAGAGCAGCCACAATGTGTTGTCTTTGCCAGCGCAGCTTCAGGACCTTGCAGGCACTCAAGAAGCATCTGGAGACCAATCACCTTGAGTTGAgtgaagctgatatccagcaacTCTATGGAGGTTTACTAATGAATGGAGATCTGATGATTATGGGTGATCCCTCACTTGGAGAGGACCAGGGAAGTCTTCTTGATGATGAGAAGGAGGGAGAGGAAAGTGACCCTGAGGAAAAGCAAAGCCCAACTGGCAGTGACTCTGGATCTTTGCAAGAGGATTCTGGATCTGAACCCAAACGAGCTCTGCCATTTAGAAAAGGCCCCAATTTTACTATGGAGAAATTTCTTGATCCATCCCGTCCATTCAAGTGTACAGTCTGCAAAGAGTCGTTTACCCAAAAGAATATCCTCCTTGTACACTACAACTCAGTGTCTCACTTGCACAAAGTCAAAAGGGCCCTACAGGAATCCACCACTGGCCAGCCAGAACCAACCAGCAGCCCTGATAATAAACCCTTTAAGTGCAGCACTTGCAATGTAGCATACAGTCAGAGTTCAACACTAGAGATCCATATGCGCTCTGTTCTTCATCAGACGAAGGCCAGGGCAGCAAAGCTTGAAGCAGCTGGTGGCAGTTCAAGCTCTGGTAACAGTAGTGGCCCAAGTGGAAGCACTTCTAATAGCACTTCAACCCCAAGCCCAATTCCAACCACTAACTCCACTACAAGTTCTAGCAACAACAGCAGCTCCCCAGCAGGATCTCAGACAGCACAGAGCATCCTGGGAGGTAACCATCTGAGTCATTCTCATAATGTTGAGAATTTGGGCAACTCAGCATGTCATTCGTCCCCTTCTGAGAACCATGAAATGAAAAAGAAGAAATTTTCTGATATGCTTTCTTCAAGGGGCCATCAGCAGCAACTCCAGCAGCAGCAGTTGGCTCAGGCTCAAGCACAGGCCCAAGCCCAGTTCCAACAGGAGCTCCAGCAGGCCGCTCTCCTTCAGTCCCAGCTCTTTAACCCTCTTCTCCAGCACTTCCCAATGACAACAGATGCTCTTCTCCCACTTCAGCAGCAGCAGTTGCTCTTTCCATTTTATATTCCTGGGGCAGAGTTTCAACCGAATCCAGAATTGAATCTTAGTAGCTCTTCACTAAACTTGAGTGGATCTGCTGCTGCTGCACTATTGGAAGAACAAAAGAATTCTGCCCAGCAGAGCTGCTTACAACAGCAGCTTATGCACCATCACCTTCAACAACAGCACCAAGCTCATTCCCACTCCCAGGGTTCAAGCCAAATGGCTTTTCTTCAACAGAGTGCTCTATCTCACCCAGTAGAAAAAAAGCCAAAGCCATCTCTCCATAGCGAGAAAGAAAGAGAGCTACTAAAGGATAAAGAAATTAGTGATAAAGCAGAGGATCATGCTCCAAAAGATATTGTAGACAATTCAAAGTCCAAAGAAAAGAAAGATGCTCCACAAACTGTAGTCAATGTGAACCATGACTCTGGATTTCCTCCACCGAGGATTGCCTCAGATGCCCGTGGAAATGCCACAAAAGCCCTGTTAGAGAACTTCGGATTTGAGCTGGTAATTCAGTACAATGAGAACaagcaaaaagcacaaaaaaagccAGCAGGATCTCTATCAGGATCCAGTGGGCCAGCTGGTATCACCAGAGTTGTTGACCCCTTTGAAGGATTAGAGAAACTGGAGTGTGAGTCCTGTGGGAAGctcttttcaaacatattgatTCTAAAAAGTCACCAGGAGCACATCCACCAGGCTTTCTTCCCATTCCGATTCCTAGAGAGATTTGCCAAAGAGTACAGAGAACAATATGACAAGCTGTACCCATTGAGACCCCAGACACCCGAAGTTGCTGCTCCTCCACCACCCCCTGCACCACCACCTCCCCAGAGGGTACCAACACCAAATGTACCTGTTACTACTCCAACCCACACAACGCCAACTGCTTCCACCCCACAGCCTCCAGTTCCATTGGCACAAATCCCAATGCAAATGGATCTGCCTCTTTTCTCTCCACTCATGATGCAGTCTATGTCACTCCAATCATTACCTTCTCAAATTCCTGCCCAACTGCCAGCTGTGGAACCCAGTCTTGCCACTGATTTGGCCCAGCTGTACCAACAGCAGTTGACCCCTGCCATGCTGCACCAACAGAACAAGAGGCCCCGCACCCGTATCACAGATGACCAGCTAAGGGTGCTTCGCCAatactttgacatcaacaactcTCCAAACGAGGAACAAATAAAGGAAATGGCAGATAAATCAGGACTCCCTCAGAAAGTCATCAAACACTGGTTCCGTAACACACTCTTCAAAGAGCGCCAACGCAACAAAGACTCTCCTTATAACTTCAACAACCCTCCAATTACCACTCTGGAAGATACCAAAATTGATTCAAAGCCACCCTCCCCTGAACCTCAAAAGCATGAATCATATGGAAATAAAAGGTCCTCACGGACAAGGTTCACAGACTACCAGCTGAGGGTACTGCAAGATTTCTTTGATGCCAATGCTTATCCTAAAGATGATGAATTTGAACAGCTGTCCAATCTTCTGAGTCTGCCAACTCGAGTCATTGTTGTTTGGTTCCAAAATGCTAGACAAAAAGCTCGTAAAAACTATGAGAACCAGGGAGAGGGAGGAAAAGATGGTGACCGACGTGAGTTATCCAATGACCGATACATTCGCACTGCCAACTTAAATTATCAGTGCAAGAAGTGCAGCCTGATTTTTCAGCGCATATTTGACCTTATTAAACACCAAAAGAAGCTCTGTTACAAAGATGAGGAGGAAGAGGGCCAATATGACAGCCAAAATGAGGACTCTGTAGATCTCTCGCATGAATACTACACTCCATCTGGATCTTCGGGTCAAACCCCAATGCCCTCATCTTCAAGCCTCTGCCCTCTTCCTCCCACATCCTCTGAATTCTCTCACATGACATCATCTGAAAAGGAAGAGCCTACTCCCGCTAACACCTCAATCTCCTTTGATGAGAAAATAAAACACTCTGCAGAAGCATCACAGAGCCAAAGAGAGCAAACAACTTTGAAACAGGAAACCAGCCATCCATCTGAAATGCCACAGCAGAGGTCGCAAAGAGAGGAAAAGAGTCATTCAGTCCCAAAGAGTTCTAAGCTCGCTTCACCATCCCTCTCCCAACAACAACAGCATAGTGGTCCCTCCATTTCACACACCAATCAGACCTCCCAGAGTTCCCACATGGCCCTTAATTCTCATTTAGCATCTACCTCACAGCAGCAGATGGCCCAACAAATGATCCCATATCAGTGTGAACAGTGCAAGCTTGCCTTCCCTTCATTTGAGCACTGGCAGGAACACCAGCAGCTTCATTTCCTGAGTGTCCAAAACCAGTTTATCCATCCTCAGTTCTTGGATCGCCCAATGGACATGTCCTTCATGTTATTTGATCCTAGCAATCCTCTCCTGGCTAGCCAGCTCCTAGCAGGAGCCATACCACAAATGTCCAGCAACTCCGCCACCTCTCCATCAACGCCGACATCCACTATGAACTCCTTGAAGAGGAAGTTAGAGGAGAAAGCAGGAACTAGTCCAGGAGAAAGTGACAGCATGAACAGTGGAGAGGAGCCACAGCGAGATAAGCGCCTCAGAACCACTATTACCCCAGAGCAACTTGAGATTCTATACCAGAAATATTTGCTTGACTCCAATCCAACTCGTAAGATGCTTGATCATATTGCCCATGAGGTGGGGCTCAAAAAACGGGTGGTACAGGTGTGGTTCCAAAACACAAGGGCCAGAGAACGAAAAGGACAATTCCGGGCTGTTGGGCCAGCTCAAGCCCACCGTCGTTGCCCATTCTGTCGAGCCCTATTTAAGGCTAAAACTGCCCTTGAGGCCCACATTCGTTCAAGGCACTGGCATGAGGCAAAGCGTGCTGGTTACAACCTGGCACTTTCCAGTATGTTACCTGAACAGGAGGCCATGCATTTGAAGATGGATCCCCTGGATATCTCTAGCTATACTCATCTCATCCCTACTAATAGCGATGCACAATGTTCCTCACTGTCACCTGTGAGCAAAAACATGGACTTGTCCCCCAGGGCTCTACTGAGCCCAACGTCTATCAAGGTCGAGGGAGTAGAGGAGTTTGAAAGCCCAACCATTTCCTCAGTAAACACAAACTTTGATCAAAATAAACTTGATAATGATGATTGCTCCTCAGTGAACACGGCCATCACTGATACTACCACAGGTGATGAGGCAAACATTGACAATGACAGTGCTGATGCAAAACACAGCCATATCAGTGGAGATTTCCTGTCTAAGTCTGGAGGCACTGTCCCCTCCATTGAGAATGATGAACAAATGTCCTCAGGACTGGTGAGCCCTGCAACAAGCTACTACACAAaagattttgaaaatgaaaatattatagATTACAGTGAAACATCTAGTCTGGCTGACCCTTGCTCACCAAGTCCAGGGGCCTCTGGGAGTAGAAGCATTGATAGTGGAGATAGGCCTGGTCAAAAGCGCTTCCGTACACAGATGACTAATCTTCAGCTTAAGTTGCTCAAGTCCTGCTTCAATGATTATAGGACTCCGACGATGCTAGAGTGTGAGGTGCTTGGCAATGACATTGGACTTCCAAAAAGAGTCGTTCAGGTTTGGTTTCAGAATGCTCGTGCTAAGGAAAAGAAGGCAAAGCTCAGCATGGCTAAGCACTTTGGTATCAACCAGACATCATACGAGGGACCCAAGACAGAGTGCACTTTGTGTGGTGTTAAATACAGTGCTCGTGTCTCAGTAAGGGACCACATATTTTCCCAGCAACACATCTCCAAGGTAAAGGACACCATTGGAAGCCAACTTGATAAAGAGAAAGAGTACTTTGACCCAGCGACGGTACGTCAGCTGATGGCTCAGCAGGAGATGGATCGCATCAAGAAGGCTAATGAAGTACTGGGACTAGCACAACAACAAGCCATGCAGCAACAAGGGATGTTTGACACACCTGCCTTGCAAGCCTTGAACCTTCAGTCAGGTTACCCAAATCTACAAGGGATCCCATCTGTTCTCCTACCAGGTGTTGGTGGTCCCTCAATACCAGGCTTTAACTCATCCAATTCAG CTTTAACTCCTCCAAAACCTCCAAACCTCCTGAACATGCCTGGTGCCAGTGTACCCTCACCTAGTCTCCCCACATCTGGATTACCTAACAAGACCCCTTCCTCCTCTTCCTTGGCCTCACCCAGCCCAGCTCAGGCCAGCACATCTGTTGCCCACTCAAGCCCTACCCCTGCATCTTCAAATTCTGTGACAACACAACCAGCACCCCGCCCTGAACCTCCCAAAGATCGCAATTCTGAGAGGGCCAGGGAGAAAGAAAAACCCAAAGAGAAGGTTGAGAAGCCCCCTACACCATCTTCTGCTGGGGGCACACCTGCTCCCTCCACTTCTGCTGCCAGTGCCAAGAAAGAAAAACCAGACACCGCTGTTCCGGCCACCTCAATGCCGACACCTGGTATGGAGTATGTGGTCGACACTGCCCAGCTTCAAGCTCTGCAAGCAGCATTAGCCTCTGATCCAACAGCTCTGCTAACAAGTCAGTTCCTGCCCTACTTTATGCCTGGCTTCTCTCCATATTATGCCCCTCAAATGGGTGCTCTTCAAGGTGGATATCTTCAGCCCATGTATGGTATGGAAAGTCTTTTCCCCTACAACCCTGCTTTATCACAAGCCCTGATGGGGTTGTCATCAGGATCTTTGCTTCAGCATTACCAGCAATATCAGCAGAGCCTGCAGGATGCACTTCAACAACAGCAGAGGCAACTCCAGCAGATCCAGCAGCccaaaacaagccaaactattGCCCACTCTCAAAATGCGGTGGACCGTAAGGACTCTGCCAAAGATCCAATAAAATCAGAGCAGAAGGGCAAGTCCTCTATTGAAACCTCTTCCATTCACAACAACCTAGCCACTGAGCAGTATGAAGTGGACGGCAAAGGTGCAGACTGCCTTCTTGACCAATTTATCATTCCCAAAGTTCCGTTCCGGCTTGCGTGCCGCAAGTGTCAAGCTGTCTTCAACAAGGAGGAAGCAGCTATCAGCCACCTCAAGTCGATTTGCTATTTCGGTCAGTCTGTGGCAAACCTGCAAGAGATGTTGCTTCGGGTCCCCAACAGTGGAAAAGCGGCAGATGGCGGCCTGTACAACTGCCTTGCCTGTGACACCACACTGGAAGGGGACAAAGCGCTTAGTCAACACCTAGTTTCAGCCTTGCACAAACACAGAACAATCAAGAGATCCAGAAATGCCAAAGAGCACGCTACTAGTTTATTACCTCACTCTTCAGCCTGCTTCCCCAATCCTAACACCGCACCTACCTCGCAGTCTGCTACTCACTCAAACAACACCCCATCTCCTCCGCCAACAACATCAGCCACCACGCCGTCCTCATCCGTGTCTGCATCTTCATGCACCAGCTCCTCATTCACGGCCACTCCACTGAACACAACAGCTGCAGGCAAACCCTGGTCCCAGACCCCTTTCTCGAGAGCTTTAGCTGGGAAGCCCAATGCCCCCTCTTCTGCATCGTCTTCTTTTACTCCTGTATCCCCTCCTTCAACGGTTACCTCAAGTTCATTGAGCACCTCAGGGGTCCAGACCTCGATACCAACAGACGTCTTTGCCAACGAGTCTGACTCTGACAGCAGTCAGAAGTCGGCAGACAGGCTGGGCAGGCCAGCAGAGGAGCCGCAACAGCCTGGCTGTCTCAAAGACAGCAGTAGTTGTAGTAATCTTGCAAGT